The Candidatus Saccharibacteria bacterium sequence GTGAAACGAGAAATGTGTCGAGCTATAAAGGCTACTACGCCTTTGTTGCGTGAAAGGTTATGCAGAACGCGTTTTATGTATCCACTAAAAATGAGTTGAACGGCTAAGGCGGTAAGGATAAGACCGGACATTCGATAAAGGGGTAAAAGGTGAGAATTCGGACTGAAATAACCGAGGGCGCTGACGGTGAAGGTGATAACTCCATATGCCAACATGAAGAAAAAAGCGTATGCAATATGCGTAGGAAGCTTTTTGATTCTATGCGCCCAAACGAGTCCCGCGGCGATTAGCGCCAAGAATACATAAAGGGCGATGAGTTTACGGTGAAAAATTGCCGGAGCTAGTCGTTCCCACTCGAAAAATAGATTTGGCGGAGAGCCGAAATACCACCCCTGGTCGCTTGGTATGTCTATGAGCGCGTAACGAAGAGCGTCTATAGGGTGGCCGGCTGTAAGAAGGGTGGTCAGGAGAAGAATTAGCGCAACAACAGCTCCGATTATGTAGCCTAGGTGCAGTAATATTCCCGAGACTTTCTTTTTTTGTTTTATGAGCATAATGCCTTTTGTAACGACAAAAGCTACAAGCGCTGCAAGGCCCTGTTCGGTGCCACATAGAAATGCGATGGCTAGTAATATAATAGCGGCAATGTCGGTGTACGATATGCGCCTACTCAATATAGTCACACTGCGGGAAGTGTTCCAGACGAGCGCAGCCGCTACTAATATTGGTAGCGTACTACGCAGTCCAAGAAGCGAGTTGCCTGGAGTGATGAGCGGGATGAAATAAAGCGCTAGCGTGGTGAATAACGCAGTAGCGATAATTGTCTTTCGCTTATCTCGAAAATACGCCCAGAAAAAAATAAACGAGCTAACAAAGAAGAGTGTTATCGATACTGCAAACTTAGCAAACTCAGCAGCAAAAAGATTACCGCCTAGTAGTTTGAATAATGGAAAATGCAGCCAAGGTACTCCTATGCCGTGGAAAAATGGAAAATCATGCCCGACAGATTGTCCAGCATCTAGTCGCTGTAGTGGATTGTAGAGCTGGAACGTACCGTTAGCTGGAAAAGTTCTAACATCTGTAGCGCTATTTATTGTAAATAAGATAGAAAAAATAATGTAGGAGAGCAAAAAAAATAAAGCGAGAATTGTTAAAACATTAATTCCCGCATACTCTTTTGAGAAGAAGGTTTGCAGACGTTTTTTGATCGACACGATTATTTGTAGTATACCATCTAATAAACAAAAATAAGAGACTGGAATCGTATTCTGTTAGAATGGAAACAGAATCAATATAGAGGAGCTACTGATATGAAAACGGCACTAATAGGCTTTACGGGATTTGTGGGGGGCAATATTGCCAACCAGGCTTCGTTTGACGATATGTATAATAGTCAAAATATTGCAGATATTGAAGGAAAAGAATACGATCTTGTTGTAAGCGCTGCAAATCGCGCGGAAATGTGGCGGATCAACCAAGAGGGAGAAAAGGATCTGGCTGAGATCGATGAATACATTGGTCATATTAGTAAGACGAAAATTAAAAAACTAGTCCTTATTTCGACAGTAGGGGTCTATAAGAATCCCAATGGTGCCAACGAAGACACTGTCATAGAGACAGATGGACTTTTGCCCTACGGCGCCAATAGGTATCATCTTGAGCAATTTTGTCTTGAGAACTTTAATACAACAATTGTTCGCTTGCCCGGTCTTTTTGGTAAGGGTCTAAAGAAGAACGTTATTTTTGATCTGTTGCATGATAATAATGTTGATAGGATTCACAAAGATGGGGTGTATCAATATTACAACCTCGATAATATCTGGAAAGATATTCAAGTAGCTCTTGATAATAATCTTCAGATTGTAAACCTGGCAACTCCACCGGTAAGCACTGAAGAAGTTGCGAAATACGCTTTTGGAATTGAGTTCACTAACGAACCAGCCGACGTTAAGCCAGCTTACTGGGATATGCACAGCAAGCATGCAGGCGTTTACAAAGGTGAAGGTGATTATCTCTACAGCAAAGATCAAGTACTTGAAGATATCAGGAAATTTGTAGAGCAGGAAAAGGAGTCGCTATGAAGTTAGCGGTATCAAGTATTGCCTGGACAAATGAGGAAGAGGAGGCGATAGCTTCAAAGTTGCAAGAGCTGGGAGTGCGACATGTAGAAATTGCTCCAACGAAACTGTGGGATGATCCTACGATGACGACAGCGGAGGACGCAAAGCGTTATGTGGAGTGGTGGGCGCAACGGGGAATTACCGTTTCGGCATTTCAGTCGATGTTATTTGCACGACCTGACCTTACTATTTTTGAGAGCGCAGAAATTAGAACAGAGACGATCAATTATATGAGTAGGTTTTTGGAGCTTGCAGGGGTAATGGGGGCAAAGAAGCTTGTATTCGGCTCTCCTAAGAATCGTCGTCGTGGTGATATGGATCTCGAAAATGCGACAAGCATAGCGACTGATTTTTTCGGCACGCTTGGTGATGTAGCTGCTCGTGAAGGAGTGGTGCTTTGTCTTGAGCCAAACGCCCCCCAGTATAATTGTGATTTTATTACCAATGCCGCGGAAGGTGCGGAGCTGGTGCGACGGGTAAATAATCCAGGCTTTGGACTTCATCTTGATACGGCGTGTATGGCTTTGGCCGGGGATGACCTTGGCGATTCTATCAGGAACTTTAGTGATATTCTCGAGCATTTCCACATAAGCTCTCCAATGCTAGGTCAGGTGGAGGATCTTGAAGAGGTCGATCATCGTGCTGCCGCACGTGCGCTTAACGATATTAATTACGATAAAATCCTTTCAATTGAGATGCGGCCAGGCGATGCGGGCACGAACGTAGAGTGTTTAGAAAAAGCTGTACGATTTGTCCAAAGCGTCTACGATATCGATAAATAACAGGGATTATTTATCGTGATAGAGGCTGCGCCTGGCGAAAAAGTTCCAGATATACACGAGGACAGTTGCTAGAATCTTGGAAAGAATATAGTTCAACCCCGAAACGTCTGTCAGAAGCCACATTCCTGCGTTTAGAATAAGAAGGCCAACGAGCCCAATGATCGCAAAAAGAGAAAACTCGGCTGCTTTTGACGATAGCTTTGATTGCCCAAACACGTACTTATTACTAAGTACAAAAAGGACACAGAGTCCTGCGACAAATCCGCTTGAAGCGGCTATTAGGTAGTGAACGTGAAAGATCTCGTGAAGAAGTATAAGTGTACCAAAGTCGATAACATAGCCGACAAGCGCGGCGCCAAAATAGCGCGCAAACTGCTTACTTATTTTACTAACCTTATCCATGTGTGACGTACCCTTCTGGATTCTGTGATTGCCAGCGCCAAGAATCAGCGCAGGCGTCTTCTATGGTTTTGCTCGTTCTCCACCCCAGCTCTTCGAGTGCCTTACTCGCATCGGCGTAATATTCTGGCAAATCACCGGGGCGTCGAGGTGCTATTTCGTAGGGAATTGTCACTCCGGAAGCTTTTTCAAAGGCATGAACAAGCTCTAATACCGACGTTCCTTCTCCTGTGCCAAGATTGTAAGTTGCCGTGCCAGGTTTTGAGTGTTCGAGTGCGGCGACATGTCCTTTGGCAAGATCAACGACGTGAATATAGTCGCGCACGCCGGTACCATCTATAGTGTCGTAATCGTTGCCGAAAATCATCAGTTTATCGCGTTTTTTGGTCGCGACCTGTGTTATGAAAGGCATAAGATTATTAGGAATACCGTCTGGATGTTCGCCGATTTTGCCGCTAGGGTGTGCGCCGATTGGGTTGAAATAGCGTAGAACGGTAAATTCGTTAGATGGGTCTGCCTTTGCAGTGTCGCGCATTATCTCTTCGATAACGTACTTTGTTTGTCCATAAGGGTTTGTGATTCCTTGTCCGGCAGGATATGTTTCGATATAAGGAATAGGCGCAGCTCCGTAAACAGTGGCCGACGAGCTGAAGACAAGCTTCTTGACCCGATGCTCTTTCATGACCTCAAGTAGGGCGATCGACGATACGACATTGTTTCGGTAGTACAAAAGTGGGTCTGCTGTCGATTCACCTACGGCTTTTAATCCGGCAAAGTGGATAACGGCATCAAAAGCGTGCTGATTAAATAGTTCGCTAAGTTTTACTTTATCTTGCACGTCAAATGAACTGACGGGAATCGCAGCTCCGGTAATTTCTTCAATGCGGCGTACTGCTTCAGGACTACTATTTGAGAAGTTGTCCACAATATGGACGCTATGATTTTTTGCGATAAGTTCAACTATTGTGTGACTGCCTATATAGCCAGCGCCACCCGTAACGAGAATATTCATGGCTCTAGTATATCAGTTATAATGGTAATACGGACACAATCTTTCGCATTCGTCTGTATTATTTAGAAGCTTAGTTCGAAAGGGGTAGAAGCATGAAAATTGTAATCGTTAGCGGCTTTTTTAATCCGCTACATGGTGGCCATATGGATATGATTGAAGCGGCGGCAAAAATGGGTGATAGGCTCATCGTTGTTGTAAATAATGATGCGCAGCAAATTCTTAAAAAAGATAAAGTGATTCTTACCGCTGAAAACCGAATGCGCTTAATGCGGGCGCTTCGCGATGTTGACGAGGTAGTGCTTGCGATCGACCAGGATCCGCCGGTAACGAAAACCTTAGAGATGATCGCAAAAGAACATCCAAATGACGAAATTATTTTTGCGAATGGTGGCGACCGAGTATCGACCGATGCCCTACCTGGGCCCGAAGCGGCTGTATGTGACGAGTATGGAATTACTATGGTATTTGGCGTAGGTGGTGACGAAAAAGCTGATTCATCAACGCGCATTAACCAAGCGCTCGGTCACAAAAAATAATCGAAAGGCGGATAGCTGTATGTGCGGAATTGTCGGGTATATTGGTAAGCGCGACGCGCAAGATGTTTTACTTGGCGGTTTGCGGCGTTTGGAGTACCGTGGGTACGATTCGGCAGGGATAATCACTGTCGATAAGGCGAAGAGGGCGACGCTATTAAGGGCAATTGGCAAGGTGAGCGAACTCGGCAATCTGGTGGCGGCAAGCGAAAACCACGATATGGTTGGGATAGGGCACACAAGGTGGGCGACGCATGGGGAGCCATCGGTAAGGAACGCCCACCCGCACCAGGCCGGCGATATTTATATCGTGCATAACGGCATTATCGAAAACTACAAAGAGTTGAAGCAGGAGCTAAAAAACCACACGTTTGCAAGCCAAACGGACACCGAGGTTTTGGCAGCGCTGATCAACTCTTTTTATGATACAAAGACATCGCTCAAAGACGCGGTGCGCCAGGCCCTAGAACTAGTGGTTGGTACCTACGGTATTGCCGTGGTTTCGGTGCGCCAGCCAGATGAAATAGTGGTTGCGCGTATGGGTAGTCCGCTGATTATTGGCGTTGGAAAAGACGAAACGCTGATTGCAAGCGACGCCTCGGCACTTATTGGCCATACGTCACAGGCTATCTACCTGAACGATGGTGAGATGGCAATCTGTACGTCTGGTGGGGTGGAGCTTCAGGATATGAACTCCCACCCAGTTTCTGCTAAGGTAGAGACGATTGAGATGGACATGCAGGTTATCCAAAAACAGGGATATGACCACTTTTTGTTAAAAGAAATCAGCGAGCAGCCGTCGACGCTTCGATCAACATTAAGCGGTCGAGTTATTCTAGATGAAAAGCGAGTTCAATTGGGTGGGCTTAATATGACAGCCGATGAGCTTCGTGACATTAAGCACGTAACGATTATTGGGTGTGGTACGGCATACTATGCCGGGCTCCTCGCCTCTTACTACCTAGAGCAGCTTGTCGATGGCTTAACGGTAGATGTAGTGATTGCCTCGGAATTCCGTTATAGGTCGTTCCACATGCCCGAGAATAGTGTGGCGCTTATCGTATCGCAATCAGGCGAAACGGCAGATACGCTTGCCTGTCTTCGCGAAATAAAACGGCGTGGGGTGCGAACACTCGGCATTATTAATGCTGTCGGCTCTACGATTGCCCGCGAAGTAGATGGTGGCGTGTATGTTCACGCTGGCCCCGAAATATCTGTGGCGAGCACCAAAGCCTTTACGTCGCAGGTTGCAGCTATGACGATGTTTGG is a genomic window containing:
- a CDS encoding pyridine nucleotide transhydrogenase, which produces MKTALIGFTGFVGGNIANQASFDDMYNSQNIADIEGKEYDLVVSAANRAEMWRINQEGEKDLAEIDEYIGHISKTKIKKLVLISTVGVYKNPNGANEDTVIETDGLLPYGANRYHLEQFCLENFNTTIVRLPGLFGKGLKKNVIFDLLHDNNVDRIHKDGVYQYYNLDNIWKDIQVALDNNLQIVNLATPPVSTEEVAKYAFGIEFTNEPADVKPAYWDMHSKHAGVYKGEGDYLYSKDQVLEDIRKFVEQEKESL
- a CDS encoding TIM barrel protein, with translation MKLAVSSIAWTNEEEEAIASKLQELGVRHVEIAPTKLWDDPTMTTAEDAKRYVEWWAQRGITVSAFQSMLFARPDLTIFESAEIRTETINYMSRFLELAGVMGAKKLVFGSPKNRRRGDMDLENATSIATDFFGTLGDVAAREGVVLCLEPNAPQYNCDFITNAAEGAELVRRVNNPGFGLHLDTACMALAGDDLGDSIRNFSDILEHFHISSPMLGQVEDLEEVDHRAAARALNDINYDKILSIEMRPGDAGTNVECLEKAVRFVQSVYDIDK
- a CDS encoding GtrA family protein, translated to MDKVSKISKQFARYFGAALVGYVIDFGTLILLHEIFHVHYLIAASSGFVAGLCVLFVLSNKYVFGQSKLSSKAAEFSLFAIIGLVGLLILNAGMWLLTDVSGLNYILSKILATVLVYIWNFFARRSLYHDK
- the galE gene encoding UDP-glucose 4-epimerase GalE, which translates into the protein MNILVTGGAGYIGSHTIVELIAKNHSVHIVDNFSNSSPEAVRRIEEITGAAIPVSSFDVQDKVKLSELFNQHAFDAVIHFAGLKAVGESTADPLLYYRNNVVSSIALLEVMKEHRVKKLVFSSSATVYGAAPIPYIETYPAGQGITNPYGQTKYVIEEIMRDTAKADPSNEFTVLRYFNPIGAHPSGKIGEHPDGIPNNLMPFITQVATKKRDKLMIFGNDYDTIDGTGVRDYIHVVDLAKGHVAALEHSKPGTATYNLGTGEGTSVLELVHAFEKASGVTIPYEIAPRRPGDLPEYYADASKALEELGWRTSKTIEDACADSWRWQSQNPEGYVTHG
- a CDS encoding adenylyltransferase/cytidyltransferase family protein, yielding MKIVIVSGFFNPLHGGHMDMIEAAAKMGDRLIVVVNNDAQQILKKDKVILTAENRMRLMRALRDVDEVVLAIDQDPPVTKTLEMIAKEHPNDEIIFANGGDRVSTDALPGPEAAVCDEYGITMVFGVGGDEKADSSTRINQALGHKK
- the glmS gene encoding glutamine--fructose-6-phosphate transaminase (isomerizing), whose protein sequence is MCGIVGYIGKRDAQDVLLGGLRRLEYRGYDSAGIITVDKAKRATLLRAIGKVSELGNLVAASENHDMVGIGHTRWATHGEPSVRNAHPHQAGDIYIVHNGIIENYKELKQELKNHTFASQTDTEVLAALINSFYDTKTSLKDAVRQALELVVGTYGIAVVSVRQPDEIVVARMGSPLIIGVGKDETLIASDASALIGHTSQAIYLNDGEMAICTSGGVELQDMNSHPVSAKVETIEMDMQVIQKQGYDHFLLKEISEQPSTLRSTLSGRVILDEKRVQLGGLNMTADELRDIKHVTIIGCGTAYYAGLLASYYLEQLVDGLTVDVVIASEFRYRSFHMPENSVALIVSQSGETADTLACLREIKRRGVRTLGIINAVGSTIAREVDGGVYVHAGPEISVASTKAFTSQVAAMTMFGVQVAQAKGVSVQRTASFVEELAILPDEIEKVIKSHIKEMAKVAKKYAKYDHALYLGRDTLFPAALEGALKLKEISYIQAEGYATGELKHGPIALIDDRFFEVMLLMEGWLYDKSISGLSEINARGGHVVVFTNSKKDVDAETVVRIDTKLDVLAPIAINVLQQLFAYYVAVGRGNDVDQPRNLAKSVTVE